The Nostoc cf. commune SO-36 genomic sequence ACTATGTGCTTTAGACAAATCTTTTGGGAATACTACTAAGAGCCACTAATATCCCCAGTTGCCAACTAACTTGAGGAATATTTAAAAATGTCTATTGAGCAACTCCAGCCTGCTACTCAACAACAAGCCAGTGTTTACTTACCTTACGTTCAAGGCACTAAGCGGAATTTCTTGCCTTATGCCATTAGCCTCTATCAAAAAGGGGTCTTAGAGGGACACCGGAAGATAGAAGCCAGTGAACATGTCCCCTTTGTCGCCTCCTGGAATGTTGCTACTTTACCCTCAGATTTAACCCGTTGCCGAATCCAGTTTGATGGTAACGCTGACCTGAGTTACGAGCTGATGATGGCAAGTTTCGAGTTTATTAACTTTTTAATTGAACTTATGGACAACTATAAACGTTATCGCGTGACAGATTTCTCACAACCGTTTTACCGCAAGCTCTTGCGTATAGACGATTGATAAAACTCAGCCGGACTTTTGCTAGTTCGGCTTGTCTTTAAAACGACCCTATGTAAACAAGAGCAATTAAACTTAAAAATTACGACATCTCACCCGCTAATATACCTGCTCAATGCTGACATAGCTGGAATCCTTGTGTTACAACTTGGCAGACCAATTTAATAATGCGTTGGAGTGGGTGAATCAGATTTTGGGAATAATCCTCATAGTGTTTGAAAGCATTGTTTTGCTTAGGTTCGCACCATGAGAGCGCGATTTATAGGAAAAATACAGATTTATTGCTGTTTATTTATTATATTTGGCTGCATTTTGTGGACTTGTTTCGCATTAATTCCAGTACACGCAACGTCCATAGGGTCTATTGATACTTTGCGACAACAGCAGCAACAAATGAACCAGCAGCATCAGAGTGTCGTAAACGATCGCGATCGCTTAACAAATCTTCAACAAGAGGCCCAAAAACACCTGACTGGTTTAAAGCAAAATCTGCAAACTACAGATAGCTATATTCAACAGAGCGAATCACGATTACAACTCGCCGCCAAACGCCTCCAGCAGTTAGAAACTGTTTTAGCCGTGGCGGAACGCTCATATCAGCAGCGTCAAGTAGCAACAGTAGCACGATTGCGATATCTCCAGCGATCGCCTGCTTCTGTTGGATGGGCAGTTTTGCTCCAAAGTCAAAATATTAGCGACTTTCTCAGCCGTCGTCATCAGTTGAAGTTGGTGTATCAGGCAGACGAACAAATTTTGGTAAAACTCAACGCCCAAGCAAACCTGATTAATCAACAAAAAACGGAAGTAGAACAGCAAAAGAACGAAATTGCCTTAATTCGTGAGCAACTGCTGGCACAAAAAGCCGATTATCAAACTCAAGCGCAATCGCAATCAGAATTGATTCAACGCCTAAATAGCGATCGCCTAGCCTTGGAAGCGGCGCAAAACCAGCTAGAAAGGGAATCCAAAAATCTAGAAGTCTTGATTCAACAAAAGGTAGCAGAAGCTAGAGCCACAGAAGAAGCGCAAACAAAAACCAACAGCCGCACAAGTGTCATCGTTCGGGGAACTGGTGTAATGGCATATCCTAGCGATGCTTATACTAGTAGTCCCTTCGGCTGGCGGATGCACCCCGTTCTCGGCTATCGTCGCTTTCACGCCGGGTTAGATTTTGCCGCTAGCTATGGTAGTACAATTCGGGCAGCCGATTCGGGAAAAGTAATTTTTGCTGGGTGGTATGGTGGTTATGGCAGAGCAGTAATTATCGACCACGGCAATGGCATTACCACACTGTACGGACATAGCAGCGAGTTATATGTTGCTGATGGACAAGCTGTTGAACGCGGACAAGCGATCGCTGCTGTTGGTTCTACAGGTTTATCTACTGGCCCCCACCTCCACTTTGAAGTGCGTCAAAATGGCACACCAGTAGACCCAGCTAATTATCTTTAACCCAAAAACTGAGTTTCTCTAAGCCGCAAATTCTATCACAGACGTGCTATAGTTTAAAAGACTTAAGGGCGCGTAGCTCAGTGGATAGAGCAAACAGATTCCGGTTCTGTGGGTCGGGGGTTCAAATCCCTCCGCGCTCGTTACCTTTACAAAACTAACTGCAAACTCGAAAGGTTATTTTATTTCACTGTAACTTATAACATTTTATTTAACTAAGGCTTTCTGATTTATTTTTTGGGAAGATTCTAGCATTATTTATAAGTAAGCATCCTTGAGTGTTAATTTTGCTCTGATGCCCTGGATTGTAATTTGAATAGCTTGAAGAAGAATCCAGAAGTCAGAATTCAGGAGTCAGAACAAGAAAGTGGGGGATTCAGACCCGCCACTAATTGTAGACCACTAAATTTTTAATTTAGCGGGGGTGCAAAAACGCCCTTTATTCATTCGCCACTCGCACAGAATTCAATTCTGTTAGCGATAGCGGGGCGTTTAGCCCATTCTGGCTCCTGACTCCTGAATTCTGCTTTGATAAAAAATTCGTAAAAAAAGTTAAATTTTTGATTAAATTCTATTTAGCAAGGCTATTATTTAAGTATTGTAATGTAGCAAAATTTCATTGATTCATCTCTTTAGCTAAATTACATAAGTTAAATTGCTATTCGTTTCACCTAAATGCACTACTGTTTTAGTTAATTTTAATAATTTTTGGCTTTTACTTAAAAAAAATCAGATAAGAAATAGGTAGCAATGACAGCCCAATTACTCAATATAGATCAGCCATTGCGGTCACACAAAGCTAAACGAATTTTGCTAGTTGAAGATCATTACCTCAATCGGATGCTACTGAGTGACTATTTGAGTTACTCTGGGTATGATGTGCAAAGCTTATCAGAAGGCTCTACTTTTTTCTCAACTATAGAGAAATTTGAGCCAGATTTAATGTTATTAGACTTGAAATTGCCAGATATTGACGGTTATTCACTCTTAAAACAAGTCCAGGAAAAACCTGATTTGTCAAAAATACCAATCATTGTGGTTTCAGCCTTTGCTTTTAAAGCAGATCAAGAACTCGCTCTTAGTTTGGGCGCACGCCGCTATTTTGTCAAACCTTTAAAACTCAAGGATCTGATCCTTACAATTGAAGAACAGTTTACTTGTGGTAAGTAGAACATCTGGAAAAAACCAAACGTATATTAATAAAGGTTAAGTGAACTAATACCAATTTAATGTGAAGTTGCATATATCTAGGATTTACGCATTGACAAGAAATAGTAAATATGTATAACGTGAAAAGCCACATCTTTCGTAAGGGTAAAGCATTGCTAAACCCCTACAGCATGGTCTATTTACGATCAAAGGATAATTAATCAAATCCTGAAACAACCTATTTTCGTTAAGCCACATCATGATTAATTTGTACAGTGCGTAAGTCCTAATATCTTGATCCCCCTAAATCCCCCGATAAATTGGGGGACTTTGAATTCCCCCATTTTTAAGGGGGCTAGGGGGGATAGAATTCTATGCAGCTTCATAAAGAATTGGTATAAAACCCTTTTCCCTTCTGCCTCCTGCCGAGGCTCGCTCGCGGACTCGCTCTAAGCGAAGCCATGCCGTTCGCGTTAGCGTCTCTGAAAGAGAAGGCTTTATGCTGCGCTATCGTGCCTGAACCTGATGCTAAATATTCACACTGACTGACTTAATAGATAAAGTTTTTTCTATAAGCGCATTTATTCTGCTTTTTGGTCAACAATGAACTCTTCCACATACTCGCTAATATTTTGTACAGAACTGCCAACTTTGGAAATTTGCTGTTGAACTTGTGCCAACAACAAAACTGCTGTTTGCAACTCATTGAGAGTTTCATCCATAGCTTCACGATATTGGGTTTCAAAGTCTTG encodes the following:
- the ebsA gene encoding type IV pilus biogenesis protein EbsA is translated as MSIEQLQPATQQQASVYLPYVQGTKRNFLPYAISLYQKGVLEGHRKIEASEHVPFVASWNVATLPSDLTRCRIQFDGNADLSYELMMASFEFINFLIELMDNYKRYRVTDFSQPFYRKLLRIDD
- a CDS encoding murein hydrolase activator EnvC family protein, with translation MRARFIGKIQIYCCLFIIFGCILWTCFALIPVHATSIGSIDTLRQQQQQMNQQHQSVVNDRDRLTNLQQEAQKHLTGLKQNLQTTDSYIQQSESRLQLAAKRLQQLETVLAVAERSYQQRQVATVARLRYLQRSPASVGWAVLLQSQNISDFLSRRHQLKLVYQADEQILVKLNAQANLINQQKTEVEQQKNEIALIREQLLAQKADYQTQAQSQSELIQRLNSDRLALEAAQNQLERESKNLEVLIQQKVAEARATEEAQTKTNSRTSVIVRGTGVMAYPSDAYTSSPFGWRMHPVLGYRRFHAGLDFAASYGSTIRAADSGKVIFAGWYGGYGRAVIIDHGNGITTLYGHSSELYVADGQAVERGQAIAAVGSTGLSTGPHLHFEVRQNGTPVDPANYL
- a CDS encoding response regulator, encoding MTAQLLNIDQPLRSHKAKRILLVEDHYLNRMLLSDYLSYSGYDVQSLSEGSTFFSTIEKFEPDLMLLDLKLPDIDGYSLLKQVQEKPDLSKIPIIVVSAFAFKADQELALSLGARRYFVKPLKLKDLILTIEEQFTCGK